The region CAAGAGCAGAGTGTCGATTGGAGCGTCAATCACAGTTTAAATACTGCGCAGTATGCAAATGACCCGCTGACGTCACATACACTGCCTGGAAAGCCTGCTTttgtacaaatgtgtttttgcttttttgctccTGTCATTCAATACAGTGTCTTTGTCATCATAGCACTTCTAGGTTGTTTGTTCAAAGCGAACCAAATGTAGGCAAGagggtgattttttttttgagtggGACCATGATTTTAAGGTTTAGGTTTAACTTGCACAAGGTGCCCTATTGAAACTGTATCAGGGGGCGACATCTGGAGGGCAAACAAAGTGATAACCAGGACGTGAAGATGGTGGCAGACGTCCAGTGTGAATTcagaatttacattttattgcgGAGAGTCTTGGTTGTGCAAATCCtgacagtgtttgttttaattctctCATAATTTCGTCTAGAAAACTATGcacaacaaataaacacataaaatgcaGCAAATTTTATAGGCTCCAATagttttcccctttttttggTTGATCTTGGGACCTCAAAGATATTTTCCAGGTTAGATAGTAAACAGATAACAGACTGAAGCATTTACATCTACAAATGGCACAGACTTTTAATGgatatatttattcatatagGCTACTATAATATTTGCGCACCAAGTACAAGTCATTCAATGTCattgtaatgaaaataaaaaataataataatgaatgtttttatttttcttcaattaGGAAGTGACTAAAAGCTGTAAAGGATAACATTGGTGTTGGTATAGAACAACAGTTTAAATAAGATTTCAGATCTTATTGTCCAAATTTTTAAAGTCATAAATAATTCCCAAACAGTTGTTATTGGTTCACTTGCTGGTGAAGTACTTTGAATAAGTCTTGTTGTACATCCCCTGGTTGTCCACTCTGACCACATTTCTCAGGTTCTGCCAAAACCAGGGCTCTGCGGCAGCTGTTCTCGGCCACTCTACAACACTCTTCTCGCAAAGCCTCCTCCTCAGGCGCAGGAAGTGAGAATGCAGTAGGACGGGTTCCAGCATCAGCAGCACGATCACATCCACATTTTCATCAAGCAGTCTTTGGTGGGCCAGGTACATCGCCAGCTTGAAAACCCCGGTCTTAACGTAACCCTCTGTTAAGACAAACAGGGTCTTGCGACTGTACCGGATGCTCTGAGCGAGGTTATCTATCAGTGGGACTCCAGGAAGCCAATCCCTTTCCTCCAGACACAGGGGAAGAtgcttctctccttcctcttccaGTTTAACTCGCAGATTCCTCATCACCCACTCAGAGACATGTGGATCTGTGGTGTCGTAAGTCACAAAGACATCATAAACACCAGCTTGCGAGTTGATGGATGTGTATCCCTTCAGATTAGCTTTCACATAGTGTAGGACGTAGGAAGCATCCCAGTAAAATAAGTGAGCAACTGTTGCCACAAACATAAAAGCAACAATTAAGAAATTTGTGAGAATGTACATCAAGAACGCCTGACTGTCATTTACACACTGGTTAATGTCAAAGTTGATCAGAGCTTGTCCCTTCTGGTTCAATGGTGTGTCGCACAGCACATCCGTGGTCAGTCGTGGGATCTTTACATCACTGTTTTCAATCCACACAATGAAATCTAATGAATCACAGGTACATTGGAACGGGTTACTCTGCAAGAACAAGGTCTGAATCTTGGATTCAGGTCTCGATTGGAAAGTGGATTGATTGATGATAGTTAGTTTGTTGGAGTCAAGTCTAAGGGTCATCAAGCTTGTTGCACCCTTTAGAAACTCTTTGTCCAAGTGGAAAATGTGATTATGACTCAGGTCAAGGAAAGTCAAAGTGTTGAAGACGTTTGAGTTTATGCCTGTTACATTAGATAAAGAGTTGAAGCTCAGGTctaaaatttgaatttgatgGAAAAACTTGAGTTTGTCCCATATGAAATCAGTAAGCAAGTTGTGACTTATGCGTAGTATAGTGAGGTTACGTGGCAGATATTCATAAATATTGTCTGGAATCTTTGCAATCCTGTTATGGGATATATCTAAAATTGTCAAATTAGTAAGATTAGTGAAAAGCATTTTATATGAGCCATCCCGTTCTTTCCAAAGAGTCCCAAGATTATTATTTGTAAACTGAAGTTCTGTCAATGATTTGCTATGCATCTGTTTGGTCGTTAGTGTAGAAATGGAGTTATGACTCATGTTCAGCACCCTTagagcaggcagattttttgtaaaatttaaattatgCGTAATCCCGTAAGATTTAAAGTAGTGAGCATTGTTACTGAGGTCCAGAACTTGTAGTTTCTTTAGTTCTTTGAATGCAAAGTCATAGGCCAGATCAATCTTATTGAATGACAGGTCCAGGTATGTCAGATTAGGCAGCAAGGAGAACTCTGTTCCATTAAGTGCGGCTGAAAATCCATTTCCAGAGAGGTTGAGACATGCAATATTTCCATAGCCCTCGAATTGCTTTggagaaatgaagaaaagattATTTGAGCTGAGGACTAGCACTCGTCCAGAGTTAAAGCACTCTTCCTTGATAAGGCCGTGTGACAGCTCATAAAGGTCATCTTTTGGATAGGCTTTTATGAGCGGTGAAATAGAAAGTTCCGACTTCCTTAGATTGTGTGCATTACTTGGATGTGGTGGACCCTTCACTGGAATGGGATACAGACGGTTTTCTGCAAGGTATATCATTTTCAGATGATGGAATTGGCTGAATATGGTGGAATCATATCGAATGATGAAGTTAGTCCCTAAATTTAGTGCCGCCAGATGTTTGAGCTTGTATAGAGGTCTGAGCGTGTCCGTTCCAATACTCTGGAAGACCAAACCATCCAAATGCAAAGTTCTGAGCGACACAAGCTTTGAAAACTCTTTTGAGAGATTAACTGTTGTAGGGTATAACTTCAGAGCAAAGTTGAAAGAAAGATCAAGTTTTTCCAACTTTGGAAGATATCTTAGAAACGTTGCTTCCTCAGTAATTGCTTTTAACAAGAAGTTAAATGACAGGTACAACTGTTTAAGCTTGGTCAGCCTCTCAAACCAGGAGGGATTCAGGTGGTCCAGTGAGCTTCCTCCCAGGTTCAGTGTCTCGAGCTGTGTCAGACTGGAAAATGCATTTGGATGGATACCAAGAGAACCGTTTTTGCAAGGAACACAGGGATATGGAGCAGATTGACATCTTGGACAGTTCCCTTGTATTTTTAGGACTTTTAAATTTGATAGTCCAGTAAAATCCTCCCCAGATATGTATTGAATTGCATTATCACCCAGTTGTAATATGCTTAATGATTGCGGTAATCTTTTGGGAACTTGAGTTAAGTTGTCATATGACAAGTCCAGAACCTGAAGTTGGCTCATATCTGCGAAACTGTCTTCCAAAATCGTAACAGATTTCCCACAAGGATTCCAGGAGTAGCAGTTTTTGGATAGCCATAAATGTGTCACATTTGTTAAGCCAGCAAGGCTCCTGTTATTCACTGACATAATGTGGTTATTGTTCAGATTGAGATGTTCTACGTTGAGAGGGAGATTTCTGGGAATTTCCTTCAGACCATTGCCAGTCAGTATCAGTTCAGTAAGTTTTGTCagatttttgaaagcattcgcTGCAATCGTCAAatctttgttcttgtttgcccAACTGAGATTGAGCTGAGTCAGATTTGCCAGTTTGGAAAATGAATTAACCGAAATGTTCTTAATGAAATTTTCTGATAAATTGAGCTCAGTTGCATTACTTGTTATCCCATAAGGTACTCTCTGCAGATGACGCCCTTTACAGTCAAATAAAACCTGGGAAGTATTGTCAGCTGTGACATCACAAGGGAACTGTGGTGACATCCACACGGGTTTACATGCAGCAGGCTGGATCTCATAATGGCAACACAGACCGAACAGCAGGAAGTGCATCCAACACGTCACTGTCTGCAAATAAACAATAGAATTAGTGAAATGCAGCAACCTAAACTCATAgtcagtattttatttaaatatattgaatatgtattgttttatattatacagtacatcatacATTTTGGGTTAGGATAGATTCacaatgtttaaatgtgttcaaGTATGTTTAAAAGAATGATTGCAGCAAGCAAAAACAGTTTCAATGTTCGTGTGGGCACCTGACTAATGTTTACGACAAACTTGACACATTGTGAACCTATC is a window of Etheostoma cragini isolate CJK2018 chromosome 11, CSU_Ecrag_1.0, whole genome shotgun sequence DNA encoding:
- the LOC117952486 gene encoding toll-like receptor 8, giving the protein MTVTCWMHFLLFGLCCHYEIQPAACKPVWMSPQFPCDVTADNTSQVLFDCKGRHLQRVPYGITSNATELNLSENFIKNISVNSFSKLANLTQLNLSWANKNKDLTIAANAFKNLTKLTELILTGNGLKEIPRNLPLNVEHLNLNNNHIMSVNNRSLAGLTNVTHLWLSKNCYSWNPCGKSVTILEDSFADMSQLQVLDLSYDNLTQVPKRLPQSLSILQLGDNAIQYISGEDFTGLSNLKVLKIQGNCPRCQSAPYPCVPCKNGSLGIHPNAFSSLTQLETLNLGGSSLDHLNPSWFERLTKLKQLYLSFNFLLKAITEEATFLRYLPKLEKLDLSFNFALKLYPTTVNLSKEFSKLVSLRTLHLDGLVFQSIGTDTLRPLYKLKHLAALNLGTNFIIRYDSTIFSQFHHLKMIYLAENRLYPIPVKGPPHPSNAHNLRKSELSISPLIKAYPKDDLYELSHGLIKEECFNSGRVLVLSSNNLFFISPKQFEGYGNIACLNLSGNGFSAALNGTEFSLLPNLTYLDLSFNKIDLAYDFAFKELKKLQVLDLSNNAHYFKSYGITHNLNFTKNLPALRVLNMSHNSISTLTTKQMHSKSLTELQFTNNNLGTLWKERDGSYKMLFTNLTNLTILDISHNRIAKIPDNIYEYLPRNLTILRISHNLLTDFIWDKLKFFHQIQILDLSFNSLSNVTGINSNVFNTLTFLDLSHNHIFHLDKEFLKGATSLMTLRLDSNKLTIINQSTFQSRPESKIQTLFLQSNPFQCTCDSLDFIVWIENSDVKIPRLTTDVLCDTPLNQKGQALINFDINQCVNDSQAFLMYILTNFLIVAFMFVATVAHLFYWDASYVLHYVKANLKGYTSINSQAGVYDVFVTYDTTDPHVSEWVMRNLRVKLEEEGEKHLPLCLEERDWLPGVPLIDNLAQSIRYSRKTLFVLTEGYVKTGVFKLAMYLAHQRLLDENVDVIVLLMLEPVLLHSHFLRLRRRLCEKSVVEWPRTAAAEPWFWQNLRNVVRVDNQGMYNKTYSKYFTSK